From one Spiroplasma endosymbiont of Lasioglossum villosulum genomic stretch:
- the leuS gene encoding leucine--tRNA ligase — MSYNHQQIEKKWQQYWLKNETFKTNIDDNKKPKSYILDMFPYPSGSGLHVGHPKGYCATDVISRVKIMNGFNVLHPIGWDAFGLPAEQYALNTGNNPETFTKQNINNFRKQLQSIGLSFDYNKEVNTTDPQYYKWTQWIFIKLYEQGLAEIKDVEVNFCEQLGTVLANEEIININGHMVSERGNFPVIKKPMRQWVLKITKYAEKLLKGLDDLDWPNSVKELQRNWIGKSVGTLVDFVVENNKCKVSIFTSRVDTIFGVSFLVLAPEHPLIHDLTTSEYSQAVTQYCLDAKTKTDLMRQGDDTLKSGVFTGSYAIHPFTKSKLPIWVGNYVLNHYGTGAIMGVPAHDSRDFIFAKNKNLPIIFIMKTNNKNEPFLGTSEYINSDFINGKDLETATNLIVKKLLTLKQGKVHTVYKLRDWLFSRQRYWGEPFPIIYWEDGTMSTVDEQQLPVLLPKMTNIKPSNSGNAPLTNAPNSWLHVTRKDGVKGKREINTMPQWAGSCWYYLAYILKNDDGTYCDFYSAIAQKRFNYWLPVDLYIGGQEHAVLHLLYARFWHLVLYDLKLVSVKEPFLKLVNQGMILGENNEKMSKSRGNVVNPDDIINEYGADTLRIYEMFMGPLTASLPWLNSGLVGCYKFLMRIYRLVNKDEYKIKITTKNDKSLDTIYHQTVKKVTNDINDLNFNTAIAQLMIFINACYKAPTIYQQYLVNFLKLLNPFAPHIAEELWFQFGNKESINKSQFPSYDEKFLITSEVTIAIQINGKTKITLVVKENLNNQELLKVVNNEEKVKYWLQDKTIIKTICIPNKIVNFVVK, encoded by the coding sequence ATGAGTTATAATCACCAACAAATAGAAAAAAAATGACAGCAGTATTGATTAAAAAATGAAACTTTTAAAACAAACATTGATGATAATAAAAAACCAAAATCATATATTCTTGATATGTTTCCTTATCCTTCAGGATCAGGTTTACATGTTGGCCATCCTAAAGGTTATTGTGCTACTGATGTTATTTCTCGAGTTAAAATAATGAATGGTTTTAATGTTTTGCATCCAATTGGTTGAGATGCTTTTGGTTTACCAGCTGAGCAATATGCCTTAAATACAGGTAATAATCCAGAGACATTTACTAAACAAAACATTAATAATTTTCGTAAACAATTACAAAGTATTGGTCTAAGTTTTGATTATAATAAAGAAGTTAATACTACAGACCCTCAATATTATAAGTGAACACAATGAATTTTCATTAAACTTTATGAACAAGGGTTAGCTGAAATTAAAGATGTTGAAGTTAATTTTTGTGAACAGTTAGGAACTGTTTTAGCTAATGAAGAAATAATTAACATTAATGGTCATATGGTTTCTGAACGTGGTAATTTCCCAGTTATTAAAAAACCAATGCGTCAGTGGGTTTTAAAAATTACTAAGTATGCTGAAAAATTATTAAAAGGATTAGATGATTTAGACTGACCAAATAGTGTTAAGGAATTACAACGTAATTGAATTGGTAAAAGTGTTGGAACACTAGTTGATTTTGTAGTTGAAAATAATAAATGTAAGGTTTCTATTTTTACTTCAAGGGTTGATACTATTTTTGGTGTTTCATTTTTAGTACTTGCTCCTGAACATCCATTAATTCATGATTTAACAACTAGTGAATATTCGCAAGCAGTTACTCAATACTGTTTAGATGCTAAAACTAAAACAGATTTAATGCGTCAAGGAGATGATACTTTAAAATCTGGTGTTTTTACTGGAAGTTATGCTATTCATCCTTTTACTAAAAGTAAATTACCAATTTGAGTTGGTAATTATGTTTTAAATCATTATGGGACAGGAGCAATTATGGGTGTTCCTGCACATGATAGTCGTGATTTTATTTTTGCTAAAAATAAAAATTTACCAATCATTTTTATTATGAAAACTAATAATAAAAATGAACCATTTTTGGGTACTAGTGAATATATTAACTCTGATTTTATTAATGGTAAGGATTTAGAAACAGCTACTAATTTAATTGTTAAAAAATTACTAACTTTAAAACAAGGAAAAGTACATACTGTATATAAGTTACGAGATTGACTTTTTTCTCGTCAACGTTATTGAGGTGAACCTTTTCCGATAATTTATTGAGAAGATGGTACAATGTCAACAGTAGATGAACAACAATTACCAGTATTATTACCAAAAATGACTAATATTAAGCCATCTAATTCGGGGAATGCACCTTTAACTAATGCACCAAATTCCTGATTACATGTAACTAGAAAAGATGGTGTAAAAGGAAAAAGAGAAATTAATACAATGCCACAATGAGCAGGTAGCTGTTGATATTATTTAGCATATATTTTAAAAAATGATGATGGTACTTATTGTGATTTTTATAGTGCTATTGCGCAAAAACGTTTTAACTATTGATTACCAGTTGATTTATATATTGGCGGTCAAGAACATGCTGTTTTACATTTATTGTATGCTCGTTTCTGACATTTAGTACTATATGATTTAAAGTTAGTTAGTGTTAAAGAGCCATTTTTAAAATTGGTAAATCAAGGTATGATTCTTGGTGAAAATAATGAAAAAATGTCTAAATCACGCGGTAATGTTGTTAATCCAGATGATATTATTAATGAGTATGGTGCTGATACTTTACGAATATATGAAATGTTTATGGGACCATTAACAGCATCTTTACCGTGATTAAATAGTGGTTTAGTTGGTTGTTATAAGTTTTTAATGCGTATTTATCGTCTTGTTAATAAAGATGAGTATAAAATAAAAATTACTACTAAGAATGATAAATCATTAGATACAATTTATCATCAAACTGTAAAAAAAGTAACTAATGATATTAACGATTTAAATTTTAATACTGCTATTGCACAACTTATGATTTTTATCAATGCTTGTTATAAAGCACCAACTATTTATCAACAATATTTAGTTAATTTTTTAAAATTATTAAATCCATTTGCTCCACATATTGCTGAAGAATTATGATTTCAATTTGGTAATAAAGAAAGTATTAATAAAAGTCAGTTTCCAAGTTATGATGAAAAATTTTTGATTACTAGTGAAGTTACTATTGCTATTCAGATTAATGGTAAAACGAAAATAACTTTAGTAGTAAAAGAAAATTTAAATAATCAAGAACTTTTAAAAGTAGTTAATAATGAAGAAAAAGTAAAATATTGATTGCAAGATAAAACAATTATTAAGACAATTTGTATACCAAATAAGATTGTTAATTTTGTTGTTAAGTAA
- a CDS encoding ankyrin repeat domain-containing protein, protein MSNLKEISKLNTTIKINKNEKLIKAAKHDDLELTQTLLKNNADVNYVDEHHNSPLTIAAEHGNLKIVQILLKNNANINHINDFGDDALRMAAKKGHTEVVNALLATNSKIINHKNWIGDSALISAAQNGHVNTIKTLLKSGAYINDTNIFGDTALIWATENGHTETVKVLITKDNDINNHVNNLGDSALIIAARKGYLEIVEILLAYGADINNVDKNKNSALIWAAKEEDLDVVNTLIKNGIDLNHEDNFGDTALIWAAEKGYAKIVNTLLAYGADINHKDTNDDTALICAARNGHTETVNILLAEDNNANVYDKDIDGDTALICAARNGHTEVVNALLTKNSDIINYINDFGDTALTISTENRHTEIINNLLKHNADFNYIDKNKNTFLILAIENGHTEIVINFLKTKNVDINHIDANGDSALIIAARKGYLEIVDTLIKINSDVILHRTKFNNTALIIAAKNGHLDIVKILIKNDININRENNVGENALIWAARNGHTEVVNALLTKNNDIINHKTKYGNNALIWAAKEGHLDVVNTLIKSGIDLNHINYFGDNSLIWAAKEGHLDVVNTLIKNDIDITHLDANGDSALTWATRNGHLEIQNIINESNYWKEQINSIDLQNHNLQNKCDKSNSLKI, encoded by the coding sequence ATGTCTAATTTAAAAGAAATATCTAAATTAAATACAACTATAAAAATTAATAAAAATGAAAAATTAATTAAAGCCGCTAAACATGATGATTTAGAATTGACCCAAACTTTACTAAAAAATAATGCTGATGTTAATTATGTAGATGAACATCATAATAGTCCATTAACAATAGCTGCTGAACATGGTAATTTAAAAATTGTTCAAATTTTATTAAAAAATAACGCTAATATTAACCATATAAATGATTTTGGTGATGATGCTTTAAGAATGGCTGCTAAAAAGGGACACACAGAAGTAGTTAACGCTTTATTAGCAACAAATAGTAAGATTATTAATCACAAAAATTGAATTGGTGATAGCGCTCTAATATCAGCAGCACAAAATGGGCATGTAAATACAATTAAAACTTTATTAAAAAGTGGTGCTTATATTAATGATACAAATATATTTGGTGATACTGCTCTAATATGAGCTACTGAAAACGGACACACAGAAACAGTTAAAGTTTTAATAACAAAAGATAATGACATTAATAATCATGTAAACAACCTTGGTGACTCTGCTTTAATAATAGCCGCCAGAAAAGGTTATTTGGAAATAGTTGAAATTTTACTAGCATATGGTGCTGATATTAATAATGTAGATAAAAACAAAAATAGTGCTTTAATATGAGCAGCCAAAGAAGAAGACCTAGATGTAGTTAACACTTTAATAAAAAATGGAATTGACCTTAATCATGAAGATAACTTTGGTGATACTGCTCTAATATGAGCAGCTGAAAAAGGTTATGCAAAAATAGTTAACACTTTACTAGCATATGGTGCTGATATTAATCATAAAGATACAAATGATGATACTGCTTTAATATGTGCCGCCAGAAACGGACACACAGAAACAGTTAACATACTATTAGCAGAAGATAATAATGCTAATGTTTATGATAAAGATATAGATGGCGATACTGCTTTAATATGTGCCGCCAGAAACGGACACACAGAAGTAGTTAACGCTTTATTAACAAAAAATAGTGATATTATTAATTATATAAATGACTTTGGTGATACTGCTTTAACAATATCCACCGAAAATCGACACACAGAAATAATTAATAATTTATTAAAACATAATGCTGATTTTAATTATATAGACAAAAATAAAAACACGTTTTTAATATTAGCTATTGAAAACGGACACACAGAAATAGTTATCAATTTTCTAAAAACAAAAAATGTTGATATTAATCACATAGATGCTAATGGTGATAGTGCTTTAATAATAGCCGCCAGAAAAGGTTATTTGGAAATAGTTGATACTTTAATTAAAATAAACTCTGATGTAATTCTACATAGAACTAAATTTAATAATACTGCTTTAATAATAGCAGCTAAAAATGGACACTTAGATATAGTAAAAATTTTAATAAAGAATGATATTAATATTAATCGCGAAAATAATGTTGGTGAAAATGCCTTAATATGAGCTGCCAGAAACGGACACACAGAAGTAGTTAACGCTTTATTAACAAAAAATAATGATATTATTAATCATAAAACAAAATATGGTAATAATGCTCTAATATGAGCAGCCAAAGAAGGACACCTAGATGTAGTTAACACTTTAATAAAAAGTGGAATTGACCTTAATCATATTAATTATTTTGGTGATAATTCTCTAATATGAGCAGCCAAAGAAGGACACCTAGATGTAGTTAATACTTTAATAAAAAATGATATAGATATTACTCATTTAGATGCTAATGGTGATAGTGCTTTAACATGAGCTACTAGAAATGGACATTTAGAAATACAAAATATAATTAATGAATCAAATTATTGAAAAGAACAAATAAATTCTATAGATTTACAAAATCATAATTTACAGAACAAATGTGATAAATCAAATTCTTTAAAAATATAA
- a CDS encoding sulfite exporter TauE/SafE family protein, with product MNKKTIYYSLLIIPISLFVLLLTLFLTNIWKPSIVAIIFITILLIIVAIFTWYLIKNSYSQFDKEHIHNFEDNFKQRFWKLGIIGFIADFCDTIGIGSFAVSIILLKLTKQVRNDKKILGIMNIGHSIPTCLEAIIFIALIQVAWPTLVSLISAATLGAYLGAIIANKIKLSWSQLFIGILLFIVSIIMLLGQKQIGIMPTAGNNNSLDIWWKYLVGISIFFILGAFMALGIGIYAPAMATTYLLGLNAECAFPIMMGSAAFLMPVAGTRFIKDKNYEIKPAIAFTLGGSIGVICAYLSVFLLLQNGLGLNKEQFINILLWLIIVIIWYTSSSLIITSVKNLRNYKKQKSHQKLIIDS from the coding sequence ATGAATAAAAAAACAATATACTATAGTTTATTAATAATTCCTATTTCTTTATTTGTATTATTACTTACTTTATTTTTAACAAATATTTGAAAACCCTCAATTGTTGCTATTATTTTTATTACTATTTTGTTAATAATAGTAGCAATTTTTACATGATATCTTATAAAAAATAGTTATTCACAATTTGATAAAGAACATATCCATAATTTTGAAGATAATTTTAAACAACGATTTTGAAAACTAGGAATAATTGGTTTTATTGCTGATTTTTGTGACACAATTGGTATTGGTTCATTTGCAGTAAGTATTATTTTATTAAAATTAACAAAACAAGTACGTAATGATAAAAAAATTTTAGGAATTATGAATATTGGTCATAGTATTCCTACTTGCTTAGAAGCAATTATTTTTATTGCTTTAATTCAAGTAGCATGACCAACACTAGTTTCATTAATTTCTGCTGCAACATTAGGTGCCTATTTAGGCGCCATTATCGCAAATAAAATTAAACTTAGTTGATCACAACTATTTATTGGTATTCTATTATTTATTGTTTCAATTATCATGCTTTTAGGTCAAAAACAAATTGGAATTATGCCAACAGCGGGTAATAATAATAGTCTTGATATTTGATGAAAATATTTGGTTGGTATTAGTATATTCTTTATCCTTGGTGCTTTCATGGCATTAGGCATTGGTATTTATGCTCCAGCAATGGCAACTACTTATTTATTAGGTCTTAACGCTGAATGTGCTTTTCCAATTATGATGGGATCTGCAGCTTTTTTAATGCCAGTTGCTGGCACACGTTTTATTAAAGATAAAAACTATGAAATTAAACCAGCAATTGCTTTCACACTAGGTGGATCAATTGGTGTTATTTGTGCTTACTTAAGTGTATTCTTATTATTACAAAATGGTCTTGGCTTAAATAAAGAACAATTTATTAATATCCTACTATGATTAATTATCGTAATAATTTGATATACATCTTCTTCACTAATAATTACATCAGTAAAAAATTTACGTAATTATAAAAAACAAAAATCACATCAGAAATTAATTATTGACTCTTAA
- a CDS encoding lysophospholipid acyltransferase family protein, protein MNIWKAILTWPYLLQTYSKSGSMTRKVLKDPSLVSEAKRYIWLKKRVRYIKWLYNIKLTVHNIENWPKRKGCVMVANHQSNFDPLLVLSVNDYSLYAPLGFIAKEELKKSHLARRFIFLIDVLFIDRNNPRTAVTAFQEAKELIRIPRTMMIFPEGTRSHQQEMQEFKAGAFNMAYQSYVPIIPVTIINSYQIFDRKYKGKKDIHLIFHKLIESSEFIKLSTDVLSKQVFNIIKKGIDDFSNNKI, encoded by the coding sequence ATGAACATTTGAAAAGCAATTTTAACATGACCTTATTTATTACAAACTTATAGTAAATCAGGTTCAATGACAAGAAAGGTATTAAAAGACCCAAGTTTAGTTTCTGAAGCAAAACGATATATTTGATTGAAAAAACGTGTGCGTTATATTAAATGATTATATAATATTAAATTAACCGTTCATAACATTGAGAATTGACCAAAAAGAAAAGGTTGTGTAATGGTTGCCAATCATCAATCAAATTTTGATCCATTATTAGTATTATCGGTAAATGATTATAGTTTATATGCACCTTTAGGTTTTATTGCAAAAGAAGAATTAAAAAAAAGCCATTTGGCACGAAGATTTATTTTTTTAATTGATGTTTTATTTATTGATCGTAATAATCCACGAACAGCCGTTACGGCTTTTCAAGAAGCAAAGGAATTAATTAGAATTCCGCGTACAATGATGATTTTTCCAGAAGGAACAAGAAGTCATCAACAAGAAATGCAAGAATTTAAAGCAGGTGCTTTTAATATGGCATATCAATCTTATGTACCAATTATTCCTGTTACTATTATTAATTCTTATCAAATTTTTGATCGAAAATATAAAGGCAAAAAAGATATTCATCTTATTTTTCATAAGCTAATTGAGTCAAGTGAATTTATTAAATTATCTACTGATGTATTATCAAAGCAAGTATTTAATATTATTAAAAAAGGAATTGATGATTTTAGCAATAATAAAATTTAA
- a CDS encoding dihydrofolate reductase: MVILVWAMTKEKVIGFNNKLPWKIKEEMQYFQSITLNKNVLMGSKTFESIGKPLKNRYNIVVTNHQERYQQFLNDNNITFTNDIISYLKQYQGNKKTDICIIGGTEIYKQAWDYADYLYVSVIKNLYNGDLLFPISNFSDFKLIKTTEFAEFVANVYQRKEKK; this comes from the coding sequence ATGGTAATTTTAGTTTGAGCAATGACCAAAGAAAAGGTAATTGGTTTTAATAATAAATTGCCCTGAAAAATTAAAGAAGAAATGCAATATTTTCAGAGCATTACTTTAAATAAAAATGTATTAATGGGTTCAAAAACTTTTGAAAGTATTGGCAAACCATTAAAAAATCGTTACAATATAGTTGTTACTAATCATCAAGAACGTTATCAACAATTTCTAAATGATAATAATATTACTTTCACAAATGATATTATTTCATATTTAAAACAATATCAAGGTAATAAAAAAACAGATATTTGTATTATTGGTGGTACTGAAATTTATAAGCAGGCATGAGATTATGCTGATTATTTATATGTTTCAGTCATTAAAAATTTATATAATGGTGATCTTTTATTTCCTATTAGTAATTTTTCTGATTTTAAATTAATCAAAACAACAGAATTTGCAGAATTTGTGGCGAATGTGTATCAAAGAAAGGAAAAAAAATAA
- the thyA gene encoding thymidylate synthase has protein sequence MKQYLDLCQYVLEKGYKKADRTGTGTVSTFGYQMRFDLQKGFPILTTKKVHFASIVHELLWFIAGDTNIEYLVKNNVRIWNEWPYKKFMESKKYQNETLEEFVEKIKTDHQFALEFGDLGPVYGRQWRNFNGVDQLQELIENLKNNPFSRRHILSAWNPAEIKNMALPPCHTLIQFYVSDDKKLSCQLYQRSADIFLGVPFNIVSYALLTIMLAQICGYQLGEFIHTLGDAHIYSNHFSQINEQLSRKPKSLPILVINKNITNLFNFKFEDFKLEQYDPYPLIRGQVAV, from the coding sequence ATGAAACAATATTTAGATTTATGTCAATATGTTTTAGAAAAAGGATATAAAAAAGCTGATAGAACAGGCACTGGTACTGTTTCTACTTTTGGTTATCAAATGCGTTTTGATTTACAAAAAGGTTTTCCCATATTAACTACAAAAAAAGTTCATTTTGCTTCTATTGTTCATGAGTTATTATGATTTATTGCTGGTGATACTAATATTGAATATTTAGTTAAAAATAATGTTAGAATTTGAAATGAGTGACCTTATAAGAAATTTATGGAAAGTAAAAAATATCAAAATGAAACTTTAGAAGAATTTGTTGAAAAAATTAAAACTGATCATCAATTCGCTCTTGAATTTGGTGATTTAGGACCTGTTTATGGTAGACAATGACGTAATTTTAATGGTGTTGATCAGTTGCAGGAGTTAATAGAAAATTTAAAAAACAATCCTTTTTCACGAAGACACATTTTATCAGCATGAAATCCTGCAGAAATTAAAAATATGGCACTACCACCATGTCATACTTTAATTCAATTTTACGTTTCTGATGATAAAAAATTATCTTGTCAATTATATCAACGTAGTGCAGATATTTTTTTAGGAGTTCCTTTTAATATTGTTTCTTATGCATTATTAACAATAATGTTAGCACAAATATGTGGCTATCAGTTAGGAGAATTTATTCACACTTTAGGTGATGCTCATATTTATAGTAATCATTTTTCACAAATTAATGAACAATTAAGTAGAAAACCAAAATCATTACCAATTTTAGTTATTAATAAAAATATTACTAATTTATTTAATTTTAAATTTGAAGATTTTAAATTAGAACAATATGATCCATATCCGTTGATTAGAGGTCAGGTTGCAGTATAA